The DNA window AGTTTGGAAAATTGTAGCTCGTCTTGTAAATTAAAGGCAATTCAGAAGGCTATTTTGAATATAACTTTAATGCAAAGGAACCTAAAATATTACTTTTTTGGGTGAGCCACCCATCGCCTAACGAATGAGGATAGAACTTGAAACCTAGGTCTTGGCCATGgtttatgatatatatatatattagactaGGTCATATATTTCTATTACAATCTcaatgagagagaaagagagagagcttGACTATTTATCAAGCTGAAGGAATGTCGAAGTCGAGGAGCTAAAGATTGAGAAATCAACCAAATATGGTTATACTTCTACACCTTCTATCTTACTACCATATTAAtctttattttaaagaaaatccaaaaataaattacTAAAAGAGAAAACATGATTTAGATTGTTGTATCATGGTGGATTAAAAAGTTTTAAGGTAACTATAAGAATATATTTTAAACCATTATTAAAAGTTAAAAGAAAGGAATAACATTGATTCCACTTAAAGTAGCcactaaataaaagaaataaatacaaaaaaatcaTACACACACCTCAATAAACCAAAACAAACTAAAAGATACATTACATGTAAAAGAATGCACATTTTGTTCAAAACCTTCAAAGAAAAGTATCAACAATAATACATATTGATAGGAAATTTATGTATTCATATGTTTAACAAAGCATCATTAAATGATAAAAGGAGATATAGGTACTAATTTTTTTACAATCTTCAATGATAAGCCAACCTATCTCAAggtacaaaagaaaataagaggaactAAACTGATTGACTAGATCCTAcagttttattgttttttcttgTTGTGGGGGTGCTTGTGTATAATGCTGAAAAAAATATCTATTGGATGTGCCAACTTCTAATATCCATTGTTGATTGAAGTTGTTGTTTGGAAATTTCCCAAGTGTTGGTTGGTTATCTACACAATTTACTTATGCATCAGCTGGGGGGGGAAAAGTTCAGTTGGATGATTCTCAAAATGCAATATGTTAGCTTAATTGAGGGAATATGTAgtgattttaaaaaaacttaaaatgtgGCGTGCCAATGGTTTACACCTCAGTTGTTTTGTTAGCTGAGGtgaatattttttcataaaatgtattatttgtaataGTGGCATATCCTTCAATTGCTGTGGTGATTTAGACAACTGTTTTGTCAGCTCATCCAGTGTTTTTGTTAAGAACTTGTTTTATGCTATAATAACATCATTGATACTCAACTCCATGGTACCACTCATTCTTTGAGAAGAGTTTCTATTATGTTGTCCTTGATGACCATTGAATGCCATTTTTTAATGATTGCAATTGCATCTTCTATGCTCTTAGACATGAGAGAATCCTTAGCAGTAGCATTTGGCCACaacttttgttgttgttgtagtccATTTCTAAAGAATTGGATCTGTGTAAGTTCATGAAAACTGTGGTTTGGACATCTTCTTAGCATGGACTTGTAACTCTCTCACGTTTCACAAAGAGTTTTAGTTTTTCCTTGGGAGAACATCGCAATGTACTACTACatttttggcctacggccacgctaaaattttccacagctcagaaactgtggccacatatataATTTGGCCAGGGTTTTAAAAGTGtagaattatgttataaaatGTTGAATCCGGAGTATGAAACTGTGGCCTTTACTTCAATTACCACGGTTATACAACTGCGGATATTTTAAGCCGCAAAGGAAAACTGCGGCCTTATAATTTTGACTAAAAACTATGGCCCAAACTCAAAAAATATACGTGCTAGAACTTCCCTCTATTTTTTTAAGTTTCCCTCTCCTcaattatttttttctaatttattttaaatacaaaaaaaaacgtTGAAAAGGTAAATACCACATCCCTCTTATCTCCTAAAACCAAAACCCTATTTTCCACCTTCACCCTCCCTCTCAAACTCAATCGCCTCCACCCAAAACCCCTCAGATTCTCTTCATCCCCAAAATGCAGTGGTGACGTAATTCTGGTCAGGGAAGCGTGTCCGGCGGCGTGCTCGATTGGTAGAGGAACAATTGTCGATACAAAGAGACACATGGATCTTGGCGTGGTGGACTCACAGTAGCAACGTTTCTGGTTGTTCTCGCGTGTTTTGGTGAGTTCTCATTTTCTTGAGAGTttccctcttcttctcttctgttCGATTCTGTGTTGcagaattgttgttgtgttggtaTTATTGTTGATTGGTGCTCTGTCCTTGCTACTAATTGCTTTCAAAGTAAAGAGTTTTTCATCTTGCAcacaaggtgtttgatgaaaagtCTCAACCAAGTTCTTTTAATTTTTGTTCTGTTTCAGTTTGGCTATTGTTTTTTCATACTCATATCAGTTTCATTTGGAATGATATTTGATACATATTTGGTCGGttccattttttttaatagtAGTAGGAACTATGGTTGGTTCTCTCTTTCTGGTTGCGGAAGATGGCTGTTGCTTCATATCTGCGACTCGCATTGTTTCCTTTGCTCAGAAAAACTTCATACACAAATACTACATCCCTTCTTCGGAATACAAGTTCCGAATATTTCCGCTACTGCTCATCTTCCCCTACTCCCCAATCATATTCATGGCAACCATTTCGTATGAAAAAGGTTGTTATGCGTATAGCCTATGTCGGCACCAATTACCGAGGTCACTTTCTTCTAACCATTCCCATTTTatgctttttcatttttttcaaacacGTCCTCATATAGATTCTTAATCTTGTTTGCTTACGTTTCGTTCAGGTCTTCAAATGCAGCGAGATGAAAATACACATTCAAGTATGTTTCTTTCTCTTCTGTTCTTTCTTTTGTGTTAGTGTTGGGTATGTTGGTAGAATGGTAGTGTTTGATTAAgaagaaataaaagaagagtGATTCAGTTTGTAGTTTTTGAGTCTAAGATGTTTGTTAAAATGACGCTCTGATGCGAAACCAAACAGATGctcaaatttgaaatatttacacATCCAACAACTTTATGTGAAATTTAATATAACTAATGTCCATTCTGCTGGTACAATGTAATTCATGTGATTCAGTTTAGCTAGTTTTTTGAATGGACTGTTGCTAAAGTATTATGGTTTCAAAACTGCAGTTGTTGAGAAAGAACTAGAAACAGCGATATTCAAAGCTGGTGGCATCCGCGAAAGTAATTTAGGGGATTTAGAAAAAATCGGATGGTCCAGAAGCAGTCGTACTGACAAAGGAGTAATTCATGATTCTTTTGTTTTCATTTATCTTGCTTTATGCTCTGGTTTTGGTACATATGCATCCAGAATATGATAACttattctattctattttaatACTGTATGTATCTTAGGTTCACTCTCTTGCAACGATGCTATCATTTAAAATGGAAATCCCAGAAAACGCTTGGAATGGTGACCCTTATGGCTTTTCCCTCGCAAATTATGTTAACTTGTATCTTCCTTGTGATATCAAAGTTATAAGCGTTTTGCCTTCCCAAAGGTAAGGTTTGAAACCAAGTTCATTTGTTCAGTATCATATTATAATCAGAATTTAGAAATGTCGGCATTTTGTCGtgaaagttttcatttttaatgatcatttagtgtttatttatttatatttttacttttGTCTTGCATATTCTTACCGAATGACTTCTGAGTTTCTGATGCTCTTTTGTCGTGTTCTCTAATTGTTCGATTTTATGTCTTGGGGCATGAGCTTTGATCCCAGAAAGGAATGCATTTTGCGAAAATATTCTTACCCACTCCCTACTAAAATTATTGGTATTCAAAGCCATTCTAGCAACGATGAAATTGATTACCACCTGTCAGAGTTCAATGATATTCTCAAAGAATTTGAGGTGTAGTTACTAATATTCAAatccacttttttttcttcatattaccTTATGGGTTTGACATTGTCGCCAATCAATCATAATCGTTTGATCTCgctaaaaaaatttgattttgagcATACTGACATTAAAAGTCATTCAAATAATGATTTGTAAGTGATTGACAAATTTGAGACATATTTGGATTTACATATTTGAGACTGTTCTTATGAGACTCTTTGAGAGAGTTCATGGACAACTTGATTAACTCTCCAGAAGATGTCAGGTACCTTCATTACCACGAGATAATCGAACACTGTCTCGGCAGTGATGCTGAAGTCGCAGACCTTTTCAACCGGTTATGCCAAGAGGTTGTGTTTGACATCAATAACAGTTATCTCTCTCCATTATCAGTTATCTCTCTCAATTACTTCAATAATCCTTGGACCGATATCTCTTTTGTGGCTGTTGTTGTTTTGTGGCTACTGACATTTGCACAAACCTATTACAGTGTTTATGGATATTATAGACCAACACAGTAGCGGGTATACAGATAACTTTGAAGGCTTTTTCATTTCACATTTATCATTACAATTTTCTATCATCGATTCTTTCTTAAGTTTGAGATATTTGATATGATAATTTCAATAATGGAGACTAGAAATGAGTGTGGATTTGAAAGGTTGAAGAGTGAAGACTTGAAGTATTTGTTATTTGAATTATTTTGGTACAGAAGATACTGGCTAGTGACTACTACTGTTATACAAATTCTGGTTGTGATGAAATGCTTTTCAAACAACCCAAGCTTAGTTGCATAAAAAGCTTTTATTTTATAGTCTATTACTGTAattctttgtttattttatatttttgggaCGGTAAATAATGTCTTTTTGAAGTATAATCTAAATAACTAGTGTGTAAGTTTGCTTATATAGTGACAAAATTTGATTTTACAATGTAaagttatatttatttgcataCACATCACTAAAAGTGGGTTGGACAATaatttgttaatatatatataatgacatcTTTGTGTAATGGCACAGAAATAAATTGTGGCAAGATTAATGGTTTAGAATGTACAAAATATAACCACGGTTTTAAatctgtggtcataaccaaaccatGGCTATACCTTGAACCAAAACTGTATGCtaaacgttaaattgaaaccgtggttttaccatatggccacagttctgtaatcatggcaaatataaactgcggccttaatcaaactacctaaaccgtggcctataaaAGCCACGGATGTCAAAAAAATGTGGTAtataccaataaaccgtggactatactttaggccacgcccgcatatcccacagttggattttcgtggccaaaccgtggcctcagtgttacgccacggttattttgcatatagcctcggtttcttggccgtggcaggagacctttttttATGTAGTGATGGTTGTCTTTGTTTTCATGAATTTGTTGTGAGGGAAGAATTTTTTCAAGAACTTTTCCTCCAACGCATCCCAATTTTTCATTACCAATGTCAGTTGGTCTATATACCACTCCTTTAATTTTCCAATCTCGGGAATATTGCTTCCTCTTCAGTCTTCGAGACGACTAGCGTCCCAAAATTCTAGCAT is part of the Vicia villosa cultivar HV-30 ecotype Madison, WI linkage group LG2, Vvil1.0, whole genome shotgun sequence genome and encodes:
- the LOC131650059 gene encoding putative tRNA pseudouridine synthase, coding for MAVASYLRLALFPLLRKTSYTNTTSLLRNTSSEYFRYCSSSPTPQSYSWQPFRMKKVVMRIAYVGTNYRGLQMQRDENTHSIVEKELETAIFKAGGIRESNLGDLEKIGWSRSSRTDKGVHSLATMLSFKMEIPENAWNGDPYGFSLANYVNLYLPCDIKVISVLPSQSFDPRKECILRKYSYPLPTKIIGIQSHSSNDEIDYHLSEFNDILKEFEV